In Microbulbifer agarilyticus, the DNA window CAGGTGGCTGCCGCCGTGGGACTGCTGGATGAAGGCGCGACCGTGCCCTTTATTGCCCGCTACCGGAAAGAGGTGACCGGGGAGCTGGATGACACCCAGTTGCGCACCCTGGAAGAGCGCCTGCGCTATCTGCGCGAGATGGAAGAGCGCCGCGCGGCCATCCTGAAAAGCATCGACGAGCAGGGCAAACTTACGCCCGAACTGGCCCAGCAGATCAACGCGGCCGATACCAAGAACCGCCTTGAAGACCTCTACCTGCCTTACAAGCCCAAGCGCCGCACCAAGGGCCAGATCGCCATCGAAGCGGGCCTCGAACCACTGGCCGACGACCTGTACGGCAACCCGGCACTGAACCCGGAAGAAGAGGCGCAAAAATACCTCAATACCGATAACGAAGACGCCGCCCTGCATGTGAAAGACATCAAGGCCGCGCTTGACGGTGCCAAGTTCATCCTCATGGAGCGTTTCGCCGAAGACGCCGAGCTGCTGGGCAAGCTGCGTGACTTCCTGAGTCGTGATGGTCAGGTAAAGTCCAAGCTGCTGGATGGCAAGGAAGAGGAAGGCGCCAAGTTCCGCGACTACTTCGAATACGGCGAAGACTGGTCCAGGGTACCGAGCCACCGCGCGCTGGCAATCTTCCGCGGCCGCAACGAAGGCATCCTGGCCATCAATCTGGGACTGGAGGGCGACGAAGAGCGCCCGGCCACCGCCGGACATCCCTGCGAAACCGTGATTGCGCGCCATGTGGACATCGAAGACCAGGGCCGCCCCGCCGACAAATGGCTGGGTGAAGTGGTGCGCTGGACCTGGCGCATCAAGCTGCTCACCAGCCTGGAAACCGACCTGCTGGGTCAGCTGCGCGAAAAAGCCGAAGAGGAAGCCATCAAGGTCTTCTCCCGCAACCTCAAGGATCTGCTACTGGCCGCCCCCGCTGGCCAAAAGGCCACTATCGGCCTGGACCCGGGCCTGCGTACTGGGGTGAAAGTGGCCGTGGTAGACGCCACCGGCAAGGTGCTTGACCACACCGCGATTTACCCCAACCCGCCGCAGAACAAACTGGCCGAGTCCGCCGCGGTCATCGCCGCGCTGTGCAAGAAATACGACGTGGGCCTGATCGCCATCGGCAACGGCACCGCCAGCCGCGAGACCGACAAGTTTGTCGGCGAGACCATCAAGCAGTTCAAACTGACCGCACAGAAGGTAATGGTGAACGAGGCCGGTGCATCCGTGTACTCCGCCTCCGAGTTTGCCGCCAAGGAATTCCCGGATCTGGACGTAACCATCCGCGGGGCAATTTCTATCGCCCGCCGCCTGCAGGACCCGCTGGCGGAGCTGGTGAAGATCGAGCCCAAGTCCATCGGTGTGGGCCAGTACCAGCACGACGTGTCCCAATCCCAGCTGGCCCGCTCCCTGGACGCGGTAGTAGAGGACTGTGTGAACGGCGTGGGTGCCGAACTGAACTCCGCCTCCGCTCCGTTGCTGACCCGTGTGTCTGGCCTGAGTGCATCCATTGCCGCAAACATCGTCACCTATCGCGATATGAACGGTGCCTTCAAAAACCGCGACCAGCTGAAAGAAGTCCCGCGCCTTGGGCCCAAGGCTTTCGAGCAGGCCGCGGGCTTCCTGCGCATCAATAACGGCGAGAATCCGCTGGACCGTTCCGGGGTACACCCGGAGTCCTACATCGTGGTCAAGCGTATCGCCGAGAAGAACGGCCGCGAGATCAACGGCCTGGTCGGCGACTCCGCCTTCCTGCGCCGCCTGAACCCGGCGGACTACACCGATGAGAAGTTCGGTGTACCGACGGTGAAAGACATTATCAGTGAACTGGAAAAACCCGGCCGCGACCCGCGCCCGGAATTCCGCACGGCCAAGTTCGAGGACGGTGTCGAGGAAATCAAAGACCTGCGCCCGGGCATGGTACTGGAAGGCACCGTCACCAACGTCACCAACTTCGGTGCCTTTGTGGATATCGGTGTGCACCAGGATGGCCTGGTACATATCTCTGCGCTGTCGGAGAAGTTCGTCAAAGACCCACACGAAGTGGTCAAGGCGAACGACATCGTCAAGGTGAAGGTGATGGAAGTGGACGTGGCGCGCAAGCGTATCGGCCTGTCCATGCGCATGTCTGACGAGCCCGGCGAACAGGGCAGCGGCGGCGTGAAGCGTGGTGATCACCGTGAAAGCCGCCAAGCCCAGCGGCACAATAACCGCAGCCGCCAGCAACAGGGCGGCGGCAACGGTGGACGCGGCAGTATGGGCGACCTGCTGGCGGCGGCAATGAAGGGTAAGAAGTAGTTACCCAGGTAATAAGTACGGGTAATAATCCCGAGCAATAAAAAAGGGCGATCCACTGGATCGCCCTTTTTCGTTTGGGTATCTGTAAACCTAGGGACCGAGCTCGAGAAAATCTTCTCCGGGGTTACACAAAAAGTGCACCTCCTTTTCCAGTACCGGGTGTTCGAAGCCCAGCTCCTGTGCATGCAACAAAAGCCTCGATGCCGCGGCGCGTGCCTCGGGTTGTGCGTAAAACGGATCGCCGAGTATTGGATACCCAAGGGCCTGCATGTGCACCCGCAATTGATGTGAGCGACCGGTTACCGGGGTCAGCTTTATTAAACTGGTGCGCCCGTCGCTGTCGAGTTTTTCCCAGCGGGTCAGGGACCGCTTGCCAGATTCAAAACAGACCTTCTGCCGCGGCCGATTTGGCCAGTCGCAAATAAGCGGCAGATCGACTTCGCCCTCATGCTGCGCGGGCTCGCCCCAGACCCGCGCCAGGTAACTTTTCTCTACCTTTCGATTCTGAAACAGGGTGCTCAACTGTCGGTGCACCTCAGCCCCCAGCGCCATCACCACCAGACCCGAGGTATCCATATCCAGCCGGTGCACAATCAATGCCTGTGGATATTCTTCCTGCGCGCGCAGCGCCAGACTGTCTTTGTGCGCAGGATCGCGGCCGGGCACGGTGAGCAAGCCGCTGGGCTTATCCAGCACCAACAGGTGGGCATCGCTGTATACGACATCCAGAAGGGGATCAGAGGGAGGATTGTAGGGGCGCAAAACTCGGGCTCGGCTATCAGTCAACAATCAGTCGGCTATCAATCGGGAATGGGCCGCAAGCTTACGCAATTTTGCGCGGCCGCGCATTTGGCGGCCGGACTAGGTATTCAGAAACAGCGGGTCAGACTAGTTAGACGAGTTAAACTAGAAAGCCGCGCAGCATACGCACCAGCACGTCGCGGCTGGACTGCCCCTTGATACCGACGCTGGTGACTTGCGAGAACTCCAGGCTCTGGATCATCCACAGGAACATCTGTGCATCCAAATCGGGAGAGCGGGTTGCCAGCGGCGCAATAAATTCGCGGGCGTGGCCAGTGAGCTCGTCGTTGTAAGACTGGATCTCTTTGGCCAATGCAGGGGACGGGTGCTGCTCGTACAGGTATTGGCACTCAATCTGTAACTGGCGCAAACGGGTAGTAGGGCCGGTATCGATGAGCTGGGCAAAAATATCCGCGAGTCCCTCAATATAAGCATCGCGATCCGCCAGCTCGTTCTGGTCGTCCACACATCTCGCCAGCAATTCAGAATAGGACACCACGATACCCATATTCACGGGTTCCATGGACTTTCTGTACTCCCGGAAAGCCTCGACCAGGATATTGTCGATGGTTCCGAAGTAATAGGTGGTCATCGCCAGCTGCACACCCGCTTCACTGGCAATCGACCGGTGAGACAGGGCTGCCAGCCCCTTGCGCGCGATGAGATCCAGAGTGGCATTGAGAATTTTCGCCATGGCGACTTCACGCTTCTCTGCCTTCTTGTTCACAGAGGAGGGCTTAGCGCTGGGGGCTGTGGGCGTGTTCTCGCCAGCTCCGCTGCTGGAAACCATGTCGAAACCTCAAGAGAGTAAAATCAGGGCACTAAATGCACGGAATACGAACCCTATACAATGGTCAATTATTGGTCAATCGTACAAGGTTTATGCTAGCTTGGCGCCGTATACAGCGCAATGCTGTGAATTGCGCCAAACCTCGCAGAAATAACCGCCCTTTAGTAATTTCTACGCATTATCTGCGTCTGCAGATTCATTTTGCTGCGCTTTGCGAAAAGCGCATTATTGCGGGTTAGCGACACGCCCCAGCGTCAGGGTTTCTATCCCGACTGACAAGACACGGAAGGAAACCAAATAATCTCTCTGCAATTGGTACCTTCGTGCAAAATCGTCGCGCAATTGCAGCACCAGATTGCGTTTATCCATATCGACGGATACCAGCCTCGCGCAGTCGAATCCAAAGTAACACTGCACAGTCGGGTACAGCGCCTTGAACAGGCTCTCCTTGGCCGAAAAGATCAGGGTCGCCGCCTGCGCGGAGGGCAGGTGCACGTCGGCGAGTCGCGTCAGCTCGTCCGCATCCAGAATGGAACACGCTACCTCTTCGTACACGTTCTGGGTCATCCAGTTTTCACGGTCGATGCCCAGGTAGTGCAGGCGCGTCTTACTTGCCAGCACACAGGCGGCCTCGCTACCGCAGTGAGTGATACTGCCCACCACCCCTTTCGGCCACACCGGATCGCGCCGTTCGCCGATGCCTATGTGCGGCGCTTCCCGATTCGGCGAGTGGAGTTCGCCAAGTATGCTGTGGGCGAGATAACGACCCGCAAGGAATTCTGCCTGACGCTGCGGCACCGCCCGCGCAATCTGAGCGGGCAACAGGATGCCGGCTTCTGCAAAGAGTGAGGGCTGGTATCGATCGACATCGAAACCACAACCGGCTTGATAGAAGCCCGCGGAGTCGTGATGCTCACAGGTTGGATCCAGAATAAACCCACTGCGCACCAGCGCGCTGGCAGACGACTTCGCTGGTGCTTGCTGTTCTGATGTAAGGCTCATCCGTTCATTCTGCGGCAGATCCGGCCGCACGTAAAAGGTGCTACCGATTATTCTGTAGCATCAGCGGGTTCTGCCACAACCGCGGGCAGCAGCGACTGCAACAGGGCATACAGCATCTCGACGCGTGCCTGATTGGGAAAGTATTTATTCGCCAGCATCACAAAACCAAACCGCTGCTGGGGAATAAACGCAACATAGGTGGAAAAGCCCCCGGTGGACCCCGTCTTGTTAATCAGCACATTTTGCTGTGGCGCCATGGGCGGCTGGATTGCATCTACCGGCCGGTCGCCGTTGATGTTCTTCCAGTTGTTGCCCGCGAGCAGCCGGGTTCGTTCCAGCGGCAGGGCATACTGCTCCCAAACCATATCCTGCACGTAATACTTGGTGCTGAAATAACCGCTGCGCGTTTTTTCCAGTGCCCGTTGCAGGTCTTCATCGACCTTCACCAGTTGCATCTGCGCGGCAATATAGCGGGTCAAATCTGCGGCACTGGCGCGCACGCCATAGGCCTCTTCACCGAGCAGGCCCATATTTACCCGCACCGGCTCGTGTCGCCGATTGTGCCCCTCGGCGTAATCCAGCATTTTTTCAGCAGGGACCTGCACGTAGGTCTCAGACAAACCCAGGCCACGAAAAATATGCTGATCCATTGCCTCGGCAAACGGCTGGTTCAGGCTGCGTGCGGCAACCAGGCCCAGCAGGCCGCTACCCGGATTGGAATACGTCCGTTTGCTGCCGGGGCTGTACTGCGGTTGCCAGTCGCGAAAATAACTGAGCAACTGTTCCTCGTCCTGCACCTCCGATGGAACCTGTAGCGGGAAGTGCCCAGCGGTGTGGGTGGCGAGATTGAGTACCGATACGCGATCCATGGCACTGCCGCGCAGCGGCGGCAGGTAAGTGCTCACAGGCTTGGCAAAATCCAGTGCCCCTTTGACTTCTGCGTATGCTGCCAGTGTGGCGGTAAAGGTCTTGCTGACCGACCCCACCTCGAACAGTGTGTGCTCGGTTATTGGCGCGCCATCCTCCAGCGCGGTTTCTCCCAAGTTGAAAAAGTGCGCTTCGCCATCGATGGTGAGGGCCAGCGCCATACCTGGCACCTGATATTTCTCCACCACGGGCTGAATCGCTTCGACCACTGCGGCTTCCAGCTGATCCGCGCTAATTTTCACGCCAGACTCTGCGTTCGCCATACCTCCCAGGATAACGCCGGCACCGGCAACCAGACTCTTCAGCGAGCGTGAAGTAAACAGAGAGAGCGACATCTTGTCTTCCTTATTGTGCAGACTACCTGGCGACGGAAACTCGTGGGCGTGTTTTTTGTCTGACCATATACCCGGGATAAAGTGCAGTTTAGCCGGAATAACTTCCCGCCTTAGTGCCTGCACCTTAAATGTGCATACAAACTAGCGCTCGAAACATGCCACCACTGTCGGATACACTTTACCCACTGTGCACTCAGCCTCAGAACCTCCGCAATGCAACGGGCTCTGGCGCTTGGTTTTGAGTCATTAATGACCGCGAGATAAGCCGTACCGGACCCATGCGATCTTTCGTCTTAAAAAGCTTTCTCTTTCTGCTGGTACTCGGTGTACTGGCGGCAGGGGCATTCGTGGCTTTTCCGGGACTGAAGTACGAGCTGTACCGCAAACTTCCCCCCAAGATCCGCTGGAATATTTCCTACGCCCTGACAGACAAGTTTGTGGTGGGGATGGTGTATTTCGTCGAGCGCAATAATCAACTGCTGCTGGTGCGCCACACCTATCAGGACAAGTGGTCCCTGCCCGGTGGCTGGGTGGAGCGCAATGAATCGTTTGAAGAATCGGCGCGCCGCGAACTGCGCGAAGAGCTGGATATCAAGATCGACGATTTCGAGGTGCTCGAAGTCGACAAGGTACCGCGCTCGGGGATTATCAATATCGCCATTCGCGGGCGCTTGAAAGACAAGCAGGTGGCGATCCGCGACGGTGAAATCTATGGCTACCGCTTCTTTGACCTACACCGCCTGCCGGAAGATGTGATTTACACCCACAAGCCCTATATCAAGCGCTACCTGGATGCGCGGAGGCCACCGCGGCAATTGCCGGTGGAAGAGCCGGCACCGCCCTCGCCACCGGAACGGCAGTTACCGTCACCCTGATGCTACCGCGGGCGGTATCCGCATCAGCCCTTTATGCCATTGGCAATCTGAAACACTACCCGTGCGGCGGTGCGCGCTGCGTGATCTTCAATGTCGAAGTAAGGGTTAAACTCGGCGATGTCCGCCAGACAGACCTTCTTCGATTCCAGCACCGTATCCAGCAGCGGCTCGAACAACTCGAAGGCCACACCGCGACCGGCGGGAGCACTCACCGCAGGCATGACCGCCGCGGGCAGGAAGTCCAGGTCGATGGTCAGGTACACGAAATCCACGCGGTCGATAAAGTCGGCGATCTGCCGCTGTACCAGCTCGATACGCCAGGGCACGATCTCCCGATCAGAAATGACCTGCGCACCCAGCTCTTCTGCACGCTGATACAGCGCCGGGGTATTTGCGGTTGCCGCAGCGCCGACGCAGAGGTAATTGAATGGGCGGCCATTCAGGTCGCACTGTTCCGCGATCTGATAAAACGGGGTACCGGATGAACCCTGCGGGGCCGGCAGTCGGATATCCAGATGGGCGTCGAAATTGATAATACCCAGGGTTTTGTCCCGGTGCTGCTCACGCATCCAGCGCGCGATACCCTGGTAACTGCCGTAGGCGATCTCGTGGCCACCACCAAGCACCATGGGAAAGTGCCCGGCACTCATAAGTTCGGTAATCCGCGCGCCAAGCATCGCCTGCCCGGATTCCAGATCGTCCTTTTCCACGCGCACATTGCCCGCATCGTACAACGGCGGACTGAAGGTCTTGGGCAAGTTGGCCAGCGCCAGACGCAGGATGCGCGGGCCCTTGGCGGCACCGATACGCCCCTTGTTGCGGCGCACACCTTCGTCACTGGCAAAGCCAAGAATCGAGAATCCCGGCGGACTGTCCAGATGCAGCGGCACTATGTCCTGGTGCCAGCGCTTACCCGCCTGGCCGTCTTCACCATCAACGCGGCCACTCCACAGGCGCATATCAGCCAGCTGTAACATGTTGTCCCCCTAAAAACATTTCCGCGGGTTTCAGCGCACCCACCTCATAGGCAAGCTGGTCCGGCGTTTCCATCGGCCACAGCGCCATATCTGCGCGCAGCCCCGGGCGTAACACGCCCCGCGAGCAACAAATCCCCAGTGCGCGCGCCGCGGAACGCGTCACGCCGGCGAGCGCTTCTGCCGGGGTCAGCCCGAACAGGTTACAGCCCATATTCATCATCAAACGCAGCGAGGCGATCGGACAGCTACCCGGATTTAAATCGGTGGAAATCGCCATGGGCACGCCGGCCGCACGCAACTTGTCCACCGGTGGTACGCGGGTTTCCTTCAGTGTGTAAAAGGCCCCGGGCAGCAATACCGCAGCGGTACCACTCTCCGCCATCGCCGCGACATCCTCGTCGGTAATGTATTCAATATGCTCCACCGACAACGCGCCGGCACAGGCTGCCATCTTGGTGGCGCCGGTGGAGGCGAGCTGTTCCGCGTGCACTTTGACCGGCAAATCGAGCTTGCGTGCCGCGCTGATTACGCGCTGGCACTGCTCCACTGAGAAGGCGATGTTTTCACAAAACATGTCCACCGCATCGGCCAACTGTTCCCGGACGACCGCAGGCAAAATTTCGTTGCACACCAGGTCGATGTATTCGTCGGCGCGACCATCGTACTCCGGTGGCAGGGCATGGGCGGCGAGGCAAGTGGTGAGGATGTTCACCGGGTAGTGCTGGGCGAGGCGGCGCGCCACGCGCAGCTGCTTCAATTCATTGTCGAGGTCGAGGCCATAGCCGGATTTGATTTCCAGGGTGGTGACCCCTTCGCTCATCAGGGCTTTCAGACGCGGCTCAGCGGCGTGGTAAAGCTCTTCGGCACTGGCGGCGCGAGTAGCGCGCACGGTAGACAGGATGCCGCCGCCGGCGCGGGCGACATCTTCGTAACTTTCACCACCCAAACGCCGGGCGAATTCGCTGGCACGGTGGCCACCGTATACCAGATGGGTGTGGCAGTCGATCAGTCCCGGGGTCAGCCACTGCCCCTCACCATCAATCACCAGGTCCGCCGCAGTTTCCGGCAGTTCCCGGCGCGGGCCGATCCAGACAATTTTGTTGCCCGTGACCGCCACCGCGGCGTCTTCCACCGCACCATAGGCGCCGGGCAGAGACGGATCCATCGTGGCCGCGTGGACATTAGTAATCAGAAGATCACAGCGTTCAGTCATAGTCGCTCACTGAATTGGCGTTATTTGTAACCATAGCCCTGTTGGGGGGATTTGGCGCGGATTCTCACTTGGAGCACTGGCCTCGCATTGTGGCGGGCAGTCACTGGGGTGGGGCTTTCGGGACCGCTGTAAACCCATCCCTGGGCGCTGCGGCACAAACATCCTGTTTGTGACGCTCCCGAAAACCCCACCCCAGCGCCAGCCCTTCAGAATAAGCACCTGCACTCCGCTCAGTTTTTCAGATTCGAGCAGCTGAGAGCCCTGCCCTCTAGGCCAACTATTGACAGCCAGCCTCACCGAATCCATAGTTGGCCCCAACCGAGCTTGTATATACAAGAATGTACAAGATGGTAGCCACTTTAACCGAGCAGGCAAAGACCACACAAGTATGAGCAGTCAGATTTCTATCACGACCACCGGAGCCAGCAGCCAACCGCGCTATGCCGCAATCAAGGCACACATCCGCGCGCAGATCGAATCCGGTGAGTGGCCGGCTCACTTTCGTGTGCCCTCGGAGAACCAGCTCGCCCAAGACTTCAACGTCAGCCGCATGACCGCCCGTCGCGCCCTGTCAGAGCTCACCGACGAAGGCGTGCTCATCCGCTCCCAAGGCCTCGGTACCTTCGTGGCAGAACCGGTACCGGCCGGTTCTCTGTTGGAAGTCCGCAATATCGCCGACGAAGTTGCCGCACGTGGTCACAGCTACGGTAATCGCATTCTGAAATTAGAACAGACCACCGCCAGCACGGAAGTGGCCGTTGCCCTGGGGCTCGCCGAAGGCGCGGCGGTGTATCACTCGATCATCGTGCACTTGGATAACGGCCTGCCAATTCAGTTCGAAGAACGCTATACCAACCCCACACTGGTGCCGGAATACCTGCAACAGGACTTCAGTGCGGCCACACCAAATGAATACCTGACCCGCGTGGCCCCTTTGACCGAAGCCGATACCACGGTAGAAGCCATTGGCGCTGACGTCACTGTGGCAGAGGCTTTGGAAATCACTAGCGGAAACGCCTGCCTGCAGATCTGGCGGCGCACCATGAGCCGTGCGGGCACTGTGAGTTTTGCACGGCTGGTACACCCGGGAAATCGATACCGACTCGGGGCACAGCTGAGGTTTTAGAGGGCCTGCCACTACGCAGTACAGAAGCCGAATTGAAGGCAGGCTGCCGGGTAAGAGTTTTCAGGATCGTCGTCGCCATGGATGGCGGCGCCGAAGCGTACATGGATGTACTCGCTGGGGGGCGCCTAGCCCGGTCCTGAAAACTCTTACCCGGTGGCCTGCCGCCACAAGACACACAAATGAACCCCGGGGCCAAAAGCCCCAAGAAACTCCAATTCAAACTATCCAGAGAATTTGGAACAGACGAGGCAACCATGACCGACAAACGTCACGACCCTAGCCGCAAGATTGCCGCACCCACCGGCACCAAACTAAATGCAAAAAGCTGGCTCACCGAAGCCCCGCTGCGCATGCTTATGAACAACCTGCACCCCGACGTTGCCGAACGCCCAGAAGACCTCGTGGTATACGGCGGTATCGGCCGCGCCGCGCGCGACTGGGAGTGCTACGACAAAATCGTCGAAGTGCTGCAACGCCTCGAAGATGACGAAACCCTGTTGGTGCAATCCGGCAAACCCGTCGGCGTATTCAAAACCCACGCCGACGCGCCTCGTGTACTGATCGCCAACTCCAACCTTGTACCCCACTGGGCCAACTGGGAACACTTCAACGAGCTGGATAAAAAAGGCCTCGCCATGTACGGCCAGATGACCGCTGGCTCGTGGATTTACATTGGTTCCCAAGGCATTGTTCAGGGCACCTACGAAACTTTCGCCGCGGTAGCGCGCAAACATTTCGACGGCGGAGCTACAAGCGGAAGCGGGGCAAGAGGCAAATGGGTTCTCACCGGTGGCCTCGGCGGCATGGGCGGTGCCCAGCCACTCGCCGCCACCATGGCCGGCTTCTGCATGATCGCCGTCGAGTGCGACGAAACCCGCATCGACTTCCGCCTGCGCACCGGTTATGTGGATAAAAAAGCCACCAGCCTCGACGAAGCCCTGGCGATGATCAACGACGCCATGGAAAAAGGCGAAGCCATTTCCGTGGGCCTGCTCGGCAACGCCGCCGACGTCTTCCCGGAAATTGTCGAGCGCGGCATCCTCCCCGATTGCGTTACCGACCAGACCTCTGCCCACGACCCGCTGAACGGCTACCTGCCGAAAGGCTGGAGCATGGAACACGCCGCCGAGATGCGTCAGAAAGACGAAGCGGCCGTGGTAAAGGCTGCGAAAAAATCCATGGGCATTCAGGTCGAAGCCATGCTCGCTCTACAGGAACGCGGTGCGGCCACACTCGACTACGGCAACAACATCCGCCAGATGGCCTTCGAAGTAGGTGTGGAAAACGCCTTCGACTTCCCGGGCTTTGTACCCGCCTATATCCGCCCACTGTTCTGTGAAGGCATCGGCCCGTTCCGCTGGGCAGCCCTGTCCGGCAACCCGGAAGATATTTACAAAACCGACGCCAAGGTAAAGGAACTAATCCCGGACAATCCGCAACTGCACAACTGGCTGGATATGGCGCGCGAGCGCATTCAGTTCCAGGGACTGCCGGCACGTATCTGCTGGGTAGGCCTGAAAGACCGTG includes these proteins:
- the hutU gene encoding urocanate hydratase; the protein is MTDKRHDPSRKIAAPTGTKLNAKSWLTEAPLRMLMNNLHPDVAERPEDLVVYGGIGRAARDWECYDKIVEVLQRLEDDETLLVQSGKPVGVFKTHADAPRVLIANSNLVPHWANWEHFNELDKKGLAMYGQMTAGSWIYIGSQGIVQGTYETFAAVARKHFDGGATSGSGARGKWVLTGGLGGMGGAQPLAATMAGFCMIAVECDETRIDFRLRTGYVDKKATSLDEALAMINDAMEKGEAISVGLLGNAADVFPEIVERGILPDCVTDQTSAHDPLNGYLPKGWSMEHAAEMRQKDEAAVVKAAKKSMGIQVEAMLALQERGAATLDYGNNIRQMAFEVGVENAFDFPGFVPAYIRPLFCEGIGPFRWAALSGNPEDIYKTDAKVKELIPDNPQLHNWLDMARERIQFQGLPARICWVGLKDRARLALAFNEMVANGELEAPVVIGRDHLDSGSVASPNRETESMMDGSDAVSDWPLLNALLNTASGATWVSLHHGGGVGMGFSQHSGVVIVCDGTEAARKRIERVLWNDPATGVMRHADAGYDIAKNCAREQGLDLPMLKD